Proteins co-encoded in one Erinaceus europaeus chromosome X, mEriEur2.1, whole genome shotgun sequence genomic window:
- the PPP4R3C gene encoding LOW QUALITY PROTEIN: protein PPP4R3C (The sequence of the model RefSeq protein was modified relative to this genomic sequence to represent the inferred CDS: inserted 1 base in 1 codon) produces the protein MSVKSYRCQGNVCVAEFITEVAIANKQCRVKVYFPNDDPEQNDLGAGEVCFAYTERFQSLTLLVLSQSDGTAILESKINLRTHYKEQQGTLXWSESENQDMALSFQFEASCQEIWDDICHIQGTGSCVEITHDFLEESLEQYPEVLETSTMVDLPNCELDKLQQISDLITSVLTSPILKERLALALENKDYIKSLLHLFHICEDRKDTKGLGHLHEIIKGIMYLNKTTLFEIMLSDKYIMDVVGCLEYDPSLDQPKNHREFLTQNVKFKEVIPKTDCALKRKIHQTYRMQYIHDILSPTSPVFEDNFISTLKTFIFYNKVEIICLLQDDDVFLSGIFTQLMDKTTDCNKLCEMVLFVKEFCSFSQTLQPHNKDRLFKTLTQLKILPALKSVMSVNDVQIRSASADIFGFLVEYSPCMIRRFVLEDAQQSKGSDLFINLVIDQIIRDTDPELGGAIQLTGLLRTLLDPENMQITPSRYERNEFQNFFYKHCLHNLIAPLLATTTEDIYEKDNMLEPDKTNDFLNDYQTAQLLGVILEFLTFCVQHHTYYIRNYILSKDLLRRVLILMNSKHTFLILDAVRFMRRMIGIKDELYNCYIIQGNFFEPIVNTLLSNGARYNMLNSAIIELFEYIRVHNIKSLITHVIEKFYKTLGSIEYVQTFKGLKINYEQEKDRQKYIRKNLYTVEYDKIFCRSVKVLEEREEICYTENIEEGMIDNLPLEGDFQDYDKVMEVKKTNKNEKVDLPSRTSSGDFRFASFLSTCPNRSDLVGSVENPEEDENEDEPPPRKRPHLNL, from the exons ATGAGTGTGAAAAG TTACCGTTGTCAAGGAAACGTTTGCGTAGCAGAGTTCATCACTGAGGTTGCCATAGCAAATAAACAATGCCGAGTGAAAGTCTATTTCCCGAATGATGACCCAGAACAGAATGACTTAGGTGCGGGAGAGGTGTGTTTCGCTTATACTGAACGATTTCAGAGCTTGACTCTGCTCGTTCTCTCGCAGTCTGATGGCACTGCGATCTTGGAGAGCAAGATAAATCTCAGAACTCattataaagaacaacaaggaaCAT TGTGGTCTGAAAGTGAGAACCAAGATATGGCATTGAGCTTCCAGTTTGAAGCAAGTTGTCAAGAGATCTGGGACGACATTTGCCATATTCAAGGTACAGGTTCCTGCGTCGAAATCACACACGATTTCTTAGAGGAATCACTAGAGCAATATCCTGAAGTGCTGGAAACCAGTACTATGGTTGACTTGCCTAACTGTGAACTTGATAAACTTCAACAAATTTCTGATTTAATTACCTCAGTTCTCACCTCACCTATCCTTAAGGAAAGGCTGGCTTTAGCCTTAGAAAATAAGGACTATATAAAAAGTCTACTACATCTGTTTCATATTTGCGAAGACAGAAAGGACACCAAAGGCTTGGGTCATCTGCATGAAATTATTAAAGGAATTATGTATCTCAACAAGACCACTTTGTTTGAGATCATGTTATCTGATAAGTATATTATGGACGTGGTGGGATGCCTTGAATATGACCCTTCTTTGGATCAACCAAAAAATCATAGAGAATTCTTGACACAAAATGTAAAGTTCAAGGAAGTTATACCAAAAACAGATTGTGCACTTAAGCGAAAAATACATCAGACCTATAGAATGCAGTACATTCACGATATTCTTTCGCCTACATCACCAGTATTTGAAGATAATTTTATCTCTACTCTTAAAACTTTCATTTTCTATAACAAGGTTGAAATAATCTGCTTGCTACAAGATGATGATGTGTTTTTGTCTGGCATTTTCACACAGTTAATGGATAAGACTACAGACTGTAACAAACTGTGTGAAATGGTATTGTTTGTCAAGGAATTTTGTTCATTTTCTCAGACATTACAGCCTCACAATAAGGATAGACTATTCAAAACCTTGACACAATTGAAAATTCTTCCAGCTCTTAAAAGTGTAATGAGTGTGAATGATGTGCAAATAAGGTCAGCTTCTGCTGATATATTTGGTTTTCTAGTGGAGTATAGTCCATGCATGATCCGGAGGTTTGTGTTGGAAGATGCTCAACAGAGTAAAGGCAGTGATCTTTTCATTAATTTAGTTATTGACCAGATCATCAGGGATACTGATCCTGAACTAGGAGGTGCTATTCAGTTAACAGGACTTCTTCGTACTCTTCTTGACCCAGAGAACATGCAAATAACACCTAGTAGGTATGAAAGAAATGAATTTCAGAATTTCTTCTATAAACACTGTCTGCATAACCTCATAGCACCACTTTTAGCTACCACTACAGAAGATATATATGAAAAGGATAATATGCTTGAACCTGATAAAACAAATGATTTTCTCAATGATTACCAAACCGCACAGCTGCTTGGAGTAATTTTAGAGTTCCTCACATTTTGTGTGCAACATCACACATACTACATTAGGAACTATATTCTGAGCAAAGATTTGCTAAGAAGAGTCTTGATCTTGATGAATTCGAAGCACACTTTCCTGATTTTGGATGCTGTTCGATTTATGAGAAGGATGATTGGTATTAAAGATGAACTTTATAATTGTTATATCATCCAGGGAAATTTTTTTGAGCCGATTGTTAATACTCTTCTCAGTAACGGGGCCCGATACAACATGCTGAACTCAGCAATTATTGAACTGTTTGAATACATAAGAGTGCACAATATCAAGTCTCTTATTACACATGTAATTGAAAAGTTTTATAAAACACTTGGATCAATAGAGTATGTTCAGACATTCAAAGGATTGAAGATTAATTATGAACAAGAGAAAGACCGACAGAAATATATACGGAAGAACTTGTACACTGTAGAGTATGATAAAATATTCTGCAGAAGTGTCAAAGTcttagaggaaagagaagaaatatgTTATACAGAAAACATAGAGGAAGGAATGATAGATAATCTACCCTTGGAAGGTGACTTTCAAGATTATGATAAAGTTAtggaggttaaaaaaacaaacaaaaatgagaagGTGGATCTCCCTAGTAGAACATCATCTGGTGACTTCAGATTTGCTTCATTCCTTTCTACTTGCCCAAACAGAAGTGATTTGGTTGGCTCAGTGGAGAACCCAGAAGAAGATGAAAATGAAGATGAACCACCCCCCAGGAAAAGACCACATCTTAACTTGTAA